In Rhodanobacteraceae bacterium, the DNA window CGCCACGGTGACTTACGCCAACGACAACAACGCGGCGAACAACTCGGCCACCGACACCGACACCATCGTCCCGCGCGCCGATGTGTCGATCACAAAGACCGATGGCGCGACGACGGTCAATGCGGGTGCCAACGTGACTTACACGATTGTCGCCACCAACCCGGCGGCTGCGGCGATCAGCAATGTCGCCGTGGCCGACACCTTCCCTGCGAGCCTGTCGGCCTGCACCTGGACGTGCACCGCGAGCGCCGGCGGGACCTGCCAGAGCGCCAACGGCAGCGGCAATGTCGCGACCACGACGAACTCGATTGCAGCCAGCGGCACGCTGACCTTCAGCGCCACCTGCACGCTGTCGACGACGGCGACTGGTTCGCTGGCGAACACCGCGACCGTCAGCTACGCCAACGACAACAACGCCGCGAACAACTCGGCCACCGACACCGACACCATCGTCCCGCGGGCGGATGTGTCGATCACCAAGACCGATGGCGCAACCAGCATCAATGCCGGTGCCAACGTCACCTACACCATCGTCGCGACCAACCCTGCCACCTCAGCCGTGAGCAACGTCGCCGTGGCCGATACCTTCCCGGCAAGCCTGTCGGCCTGCACCTGGACCTGCACCGCGAGCGCCGGCGGGGCCTGCCAGAGCGCCAATGGCAGCGGGAATTTCGCGACCACCACCAACAGCATTGCCGCGAACAACGGCACGCTGACTTTCAGCGCCACCTGCACGCTGTCGACGACGGCCACCGGCTCACTGGCCAACACCGCCACGGTGACTTACGCCAACGACAACAACGCGGCGAACAACTCGGCCACCGACACCGACACCATCGTCCCGCGCGCCGATGTGTCGATCACAAAGACCGATGGCGCGACGACGGTCAATGCGGGTGCCAACGTGACTTACACGATTGTCGCCACCAACCCGGCGGCTGCGGCGATCAGCAATGTCGCCGTGGCCGACACCTTCCCTGCGAGCCTGTCGGCCTGCACCTGGACGTGCACCGCGAGCGCCGGCGGGACCTGCCAGACCGCCAACGGCAGCGGCAACATCGCAACGACGACCAACAGCATCGCCGCGAACAACGGCACGCTCACTTTCAGCGCCACCTGCACGCTGTCGAGCACCGCGACCGGTTCGCTGGCGAACACCGCCACCGTCAGCTACACCAACGACAACAACGCGGCGAACAACTCGGCGACCGACACCGACACCATCGTCCCGCGCGCCGATGTGGCGATCACCAAGACCGACGGTGCAACCAGCGTCAACGCCGGTGCCAACGTCACGTACACGATTGTCGCCACCAACCCGGCGGCCGCGGCGATCAGCAACGTCTCTGTCGCCGACACCTTCCCGGCAAGCCTGTCGGCCTGCACCTGGACCTGCACCGCGAGCGCCGGCGGGGCCTGCCAGAGCGCCAATGGCAGCGGGAATTTCGCGACCACGACGAACTCGATTGCAGCCGGCGGCACGCTGACTTTCATCGCCACCTGCACGCTGTCGACGACGGCCACCGGCTCGCTGGCCAACACCGCCACGGTGACTTACGCCAACGACAACAACGCGGCGAACAACTCGGCGACCGACACCGACACCATCGTTCCGCGCGCCGATGTGTCGATCTCAAAGACCGATGGCGCGACGACGGTCAATGCGGGTGCCAACGTGACTTACACGATTGTCGCCACCAACCCGGCGGCTGCGGCGATCAGCAATGTCGCCGTGGCCGACACCTTCCCTGCGAGCCTGTCGGCCTGCACCTGGACCTGCACCGCGAGCGCCGGCGGGGCCTGCCAGAGCGCCAATGGCAGCGGCAATGTCGCGACCACGACGAACTCGATTGCAGCCGGCGGCACGCTGACCTTCAGCGCCACCTGCACGCTGTCGACGACGGCCACCGGCTCACTGGCCAACACCGCAACGGTGACTTACGCAAACGACAACAACGCGGTGAACAACTCGGCGACCGACACCGACACCATCGTCCCGCGGGCGGATGTGTCGATCACCAAGACCGATGGTGCAACCACCGTCAACGCTGGTGCCAATGTGACCTACACCATCGTTGCAACCAACCCGGCCGCCGCGGCGATCAGCAGTGTCGCCGTGGCCGATACCTTCCCGGCAAGCCTGTCGGCCTGCACCTGGACCTGCACGGCGAGCGCCGGCGGCAGCTGCCAGAGCGCCAATGGCAGCGGCAATTTCGCGACCACGACCAACAGCATTGCCGCGAACAACGGCACGCTGACCTTCAGCGCCACCTGCACGTTGTCGACCACGGCCACCGGCTCGCTGGCCAACACCGCAACGGTGAGTTACGCAAACGACAACAACGCGGCGAACAACTCGGCGACCGACACCGACACCATCGTTCCGCGCGCCGATGTGTCGATCACCAAGACCGATGGCGCAACCAGCATCAATGCCGGCGCGAATGTCACCTACACCATCGTGGCCACCAACCCGGCCGCCGCGGCGATCAGCAATGTTGCCGTGGCCGACACATTCCCGGCGAGCCTGTCGGCCTGCACCTGGACTTGCACCGCGAGCGCCGGCGGGACCTGCGAGAACGCCAATGGCAGCGGCAATGTCGCGACCACGACGAACTCGATTGCAGCCAGCGGCACGCTGACCTTCAGCGCCACCTGCACGCTGTCGACCACGGCGACTGGTTCGCTGGCGAACACCGCGACCGTCAGCTACGCCAACGACAACAACGCCGCGAACAACTCGGCCACCGACACCGACACCATCGTCCCGCGGGCGGATGTGGCGATCACCAAGACCGACGGTGCGACGACCGTCGATGCTGGCGCGAACGTGACCTACACCATCGTAGCCACCAACCCGGCCGCAGCCGCGATCAGCAACGTCGCCGTCGCCGACAACTTCCCGGCGAGCCTATTGGGCTGCACCTGGACCTGCACCGCGAGCGCCGGCGGCAGCTGCCAGAGCGCCAGTGGCAGCGGGAATTTCGCGACCACCACCAACAGCATCGCCGCGAACAACGGCACGCTCACTTTCAGCGCCACCTGCACGCTGTCGACGACGGCCACCGGCTCGCTGGCCAACACCGCGACCGTCAGCTACGCCAACGACAACAACGCGGCGAACAACTCGGCGACCGACACCGACACCATCGTCCCGCGCGCCGATGTGTCGATCACCAAGACCGATGGTGCAACCACCGTCAACGCTGGTGCCAATGTGACCTACACCATCGTTGCAACCAACCCGGCCGCAGCCGCGATCAGCAGTGTCGCCGTGGCCGACACCTTCCCGGCAAGCCTGTCGGCCTGCACCTGGACCTGCACTGCGAGCGCCGGCGGGACCTGCCAGACCGCCAATGGCAGCGGCAATGTCGCGACCACGACGAACTCGATTGCAGCCAGCGGCACGCTGACCTTCAGCGCAACCTGCACGCTCTCCAACACCGCGACCGGCTCGCTGGCGAACACGGCGACGGTCAGCTACGCCAACGACAACAACGCGGCGAACAACTCGGCGACCGACACCGACACCATCGTCCCGCGCGCCGATGTGGCGATCACCAAGACCGACGGTGCGACCAGCATCAACGCCGGTGCCAACGTCACCTACACCATCGTCGCGACCAACCCTGCCACCTCAGCCGTGAGCAACGTCGCCGTGGCCGACACCTTCCCGGCAAGCCTGTCGGCCTGCACCTGGACGTGCACCGCGAGCGCCGGCGGGGCCTGCCAGAGCGCCAATGGCAGCGGGAATTTCGCGACCACCACCAACAGCATTGCCGCGAACAACGGCACGCTGACTTTCAGCGCCACCTGCACGCTGTCGACGACGGCCACCGGCTCACTGGCCAACACCGCCACGGTGACTTACGCCAACGACAACAACGCGACGAACAACTCGGCGACCGACATCGACACCATCGTTCCGCGCGCCGATGTGTCGATCACCAAGACCGATGGCGCGACGACGGTCAATGCGGGTGCCAACGTGACTTACACGATTGTCGCCACCAACCCGGTGGCTGCGGCGATCAGCAATGTCGCCGTGGCCGACACCTTCCCGGCGAGCCTGTCGGCCTGCACCTGGACCTGCACCGCGAGCGCCGGCGGGACCTGCCAGACCGCCAATGGCAGCGGCAATGTCGCGACCACGACGAACTCGATTGCAGCCAGCGGCACGCTGACCTTCAGCGCAACCTGCACGCTGTCGACCACGGCGACTGGTTCGCTGGCGAACACCGCGACCGTCAGCTACGCAAACGACAACAACGCCGCGAACAACTCCGCCACCGACACCGACACCATCGTCCCGCGCGCCGATCTGTCGATCACCAAGACCAATGGTGTCAATACGATTTCGCCGGGCAGCAATGTTGCTTACACCATCGTCGTGACCAATCCGGCGACCACGACCGTCAGTGGTGTGTCGGTAAGCGATACCTTTGTCGCCGTGTTGACCGGGTGCACCTGGACCTGCACCGCGAGCGCCGGCGGCACCTGCCAGAGCACCAATGGCAGCGGCAGCTTCGCGACCACGGCGAACAGCATCGCCGCGAACAATGGCACGCTGACCTTCAGCGCTACCTGCACCCTGTCCGCCGGAGCGTCCGGATCGCTGGCGAACACCGCGACCGTGAGTTACGCGAACGACAACAACCCGGCCAACGACAGCGCGACGGATACCGACACCATCGTCGGCGACCCGCTGTTCGCCAACGGCTTCGAATGATCGCTCGCGGGTCAACCCGGCACGCCCGCTGCGGCGGGCACCGGGACCGATCTCTCCGGCCGGCGCCAGCGGGCACGGCCGGAGTCGCGGCGACCTGACCGAGGTCAAGGCCCGGCGCTGCGCCGGGCGCCATCCTCGCGGTCATGGTGACCGATCCGCACACGACTCCGAAGCCCTGGTTGCGCTGGCTCCCGCCGCCGTCACGGTGGGCGCCCTTGCTGCGGCTGCTTCCGCCGCGCTGGCACGGCAAGGCTTTCGATAGCATCGCGCGGACGACGCTGGCGGACACCTTCGCCTCGGGTGGATTGGCCGATCTCCGCGGCCGGCGCATCGGGGTGGAGGTGTCCGACCTGGGGCTGCGCTGGATCGTCGAGGTGCACACCCACCAGCTCGTGGTGCTGGACCCGGTCGCAGCGCCCGAGGCGCTGGTGCGCGGGACGCTGACCGATCTGCTGCAACTGGTCAGCCGTCGCGAAGACGCTGACACCCTGTTCTTCCAGCGGCGACTGACGCTGATCGGCGATGTGGAACTCGGCCTGCGGGTGCGCAACCTGTTGGACCAGCTGCCGTGGGAACGCTTCCCGCTGGCGACCCGGATCCTGCTCGACCGCGGCGCGCGCTTAAGCGAAGAAGCGCGCGCGGCCTGGCGCAGCGCACACCGGGCCCCTGCCCGCCTGCTGCCGCGCGCCTGATTCCCGCAAGCCCGCCGCGCGCTTCAGCGGTTCGCAGCATCCTTCAGTTCGCGCGCTGCAGGCAGCACGGCTTGCGCGTACACCGCTGCGGCTTCGGCCGGATCGAAGTCGGCATGCTTCCGCTTGCGCACGCCCAGTTCGCCGAGCACCAGGTGCTGGTCCGCCTGCACGCCGGCGCGCCTGAGGCAGTGCGCGACGCAGTGCATCGCGCAGCCATCCAGCGCGAGGATCCGGCGGCCGCTCTGTGCAGTGCGCACCAGTGCCGGTACCCCGCCACCGACACCGGAAATGCAGCTCATCTCGGCCGCACCCTCGCGATCCAGCCGAAGCGCGAGGTGATTGGCCATCTGCGCCGCGCTGGAGCAGCCAGAACAGGCATACACCAGCGGCAGCGCAGCCGGGCTCATGGCGCCGGAGCCGCGGTCATGTAGGCGATCGCGGCGTGGATCTCGTCGTCGCTCAGGGCCATGAAACCACCCTTCGGCGGCATCATGCCTTTCTTGCCGGTGAAGCCCTTGGTCGCATGTTCGAACAGCAGCGCCTCGCCCTGGGCTACACGCGGGCCCCAGTCGGCGGCATCGCCGAGTTTGGGTGCGCCTGCCACGCCGGTGCCGTGGCAAGCGATGCAGGCCTTCTGGTAGACCGCCTCGCCGTCCACAGCGGCGACCGCGGGTGCTGGCGTGGCGGCAGCATCGGCAGACGCGGCGGTCGCATCGGCGGGCGCGGTGGCCGCATCGCCGCTCGCAACAGGTGTCGTGGCGTCAGCCGGTGCTGCCGGCTGCGGGGCAGGCGTGGTCCGGGTACCCACCTGCGGTGGCAAGGGGGCCGGATCCTGCGGCTTGCAGGCAGCGAGGGCGAGTGCGGTCAACAGCGCGACTGCGAGAGCCTTCATGGCGATTCCTGATTCGTCGGGGTCAGCGTCCGCAGCAGCCGCCGCAGCAGTCGCTGCGTTCGGACTCCGCCGTCTGGATCCGGTTGGCGCGCAGGATGCTCACCAGGGTGCCGGCGGGTAGCACCGAATCGACCTGCAGAGCGCCGTTGCTCAATTCGACGGTGGCAGACGGATCGTGCTGCTGGATGGCCTGGCGGGCGCGTTCGAGGACTTCCTGGCTCATCGCGAAGGACTCATGGTCAGTGGGGACGGTGAATCTTGTCCCGCGCGACTTCGCCCGCGCCTTGACCTGCATCACCCGGAATGCAGGTCTGGCGCCGCTGGCCGCGGCGACTCGGGAGATGTGCGCAGCGCCGCCGGGCACGGACCTTGCCGAGGACTCCCGGCGGCTGGCCCGCAGGGTCACTCCAGATCGCTGACGAACAGCAGGTCCTCGGTGCAGCGGCGGCTCTGCTGCGGATCCACCAGCACGTGGTAGCTGGCGCCCGCGGGAAAGTCGAGTCCGTCCCCGCGCATCAGCGACCACGACGACTGGTCGCCATTGACTCCGCCGTTGCCGAGCGCAACCAGCACGCTCGAGGCCACATACACGCTGTTCGGGTTGTAGCTGGCGCTGGCCTGCGGCAGCGCGCAGGGCGTGTCGATCAGCCACGGATGGTCGAGCACGATCGCGCGGTCGCTGGCCGCCGCGGTGGCGCGGAAGGCATGGTTGCCGAGGGCGAACAGCGGGTTGGGAATCAGCACCGAGAATGCAGCTCCCAGCGGAATCGGGGGCGCCGATCCGCCGTCGAACTGGTTGAAGATGCGCCAGCGCGAACCGTCGTACCACACGCCCAGGCTGGAGTTGTTGTAGACGCTGTTGGGGTTGAAGCGCTGGGTCACGATCGGCAGCGCGGATGGGCTGTTGTTCAACGACGGGTGATCGAGCGTGCTCAGCTGGCCGCTGGTGTTGCCCGCCTGCGCGATGTGCAGCAGGTTGGGATTGGCGTCCAGGTTCAGGAGCACGTGGAAGCGGCGCTCGACCGGCATCGGCACCGCCGCGCCGGCCTGGTGGAAGATGGTCCAGGCGCTACCGTCCCACCAGGTGCCAAGGTGCGACTCGGCCGCAGGCGGCATGCCCTTGAGGTTGGCGTTGTTGAACCCGGTTACCTGCAGCAAGTCGCTGGACAGCAAGGGGATCGGCGCCGGGAACAGCTGCGTCAGGTTGCCGCTGACATTGATCGGCCGGGTGTCGTGGGCGAAGCTGCCGTCGTAGGAGAACTCGTGCGCGCCGATGTCCACCGTGCCGCCGACGCGCCCGGCGCGCTGGTCGTAGTCGGGTGTCGGCACCAGCACCAGCACGACCGGCACCTGCGGCTGGTCGCTGTTGCTGCCGACGTCGATCGCCGGCGAGGACTCCTGCAGGCGGAAATCGTATGCGCCGACGAAGCGCGGGTTGCCGGCGCGGTCATTGGCGCCGGCGGATGCGCTGCCGCAATGGTTCAGCGCATTGCCGTGGTACAGGTTGTAGTCGGCCGTGGCGCCGGGCGCGCCGCTGAAGAACAGTGCGCAGCTCTCGATGCCGGTGAGGATGTTGTTGGCGATGCGCCCGCCGAAGGTGGCCGGTGCGACGCGTTCGGCGCGAATCCCATCGTTGCGGTTCCAGGCGATGGTGTTGTTGACCGCGCTGGCATCGAGCCCGCCTTGGGCCCACAGGCGCAGCCCCGTGCCGAAGTGGAAGATCTGGTTGCGCTGGGCGCGCATCCGCGCGGGCGCACCGCTGGCCACGCCGCTCAGCATCTGCAGGCCGATGGTGTCCGGCGCCGCGCTGTGCGGACGGCGATAACGGCCGATGCGGTTGCCATGCGCCAGCGCGCTGCCATCCGGCGCGTAGATGCTGAAGTGCACGCCGTCGTGCCAGGCCATGATCTGGTTGTCGAGCAGGTTCAGCGTCGGCTGCCCACTGGCCAGCGCATGTTCGAAACGGACGGCCACGGAGGAGGGCGATCCCGGATCGGC includes these proteins:
- a CDS encoding DUF11 domain-containing protein, yielding MVAPSGPVSVPTGRTPDSSPVVYDNQGRPMFQGRGVETRVLEGIAVYENDTPQARITHWEVPAPKKRGVRAPMPYNPDLYPAGAGGAGLRVEQVAQPEIVGSISPVFDTITFDNDASASGFYHIPPDSHAAAGPNHIVVVTNTTLRVYNKAGALQGSAISLQNFFSAGGFATPPTTGTFDPKVLYDPLAQRWLLVTLEFTEAPQASFIFLAVSNTSDPTGSWTRTRITSLETIGGTPGWLDYPGFAYDEEAVYITGNMFSFPGSFLATRLFIVPKGLGTGGFYDGGTATAVRHNPYAGGGVATTTQPARIIGAPPSGTAGTWMAVYSSLSGGGNEFVQVVRITNPLATPTFTISQLSMGNISNNGAFPDGPQSGSANTIETNDSRALDAVWQNDSLWTVFTYVPNSGTNSGQPSARYVRFSAAAGATPAIAETGDIGAEDVAAGAFAFFPAVSVNDRGAAVIGFSAADESIFPGAYAVSRRATDASGVVSAAQTLRAGTDFYLRTFGGGSNRWGDYSGVSTDPANQCFWIYNQYAMTRGTVFGGEDGRWATTVGRACVCQGDEVADTDLDGICDNLDNCDNNANFGQQNADGDAFGDACDACPGNATVGCTAPSADLSISKTNGVNGLSPGAATTYTITVSNPSANAVSNVTVSDSFPASLAGCTWTCAASGTGSCPVAFGSGNISQSVVIAAGGTVTFSATCTVFSTASGSVVNTASVSYANDPASGNNSATDTDGLGPTADLSITKTDGATSINAGANVTYTIVATNPATSAVSNVAVADTFPASLSACTWTCTASAGGACQSANGSGNFATTTNSIAANNGTLTFSATCTLSTTATGSLANTATVTYANDNNAANNSATDTDTIVPRADVSITKTDGATTVNAGANVTYTIVATNPAAAAISNVAVADTFPASLSACTWTCTASAGGTCQSANGSGNVATTTNSIAASGTLTFSATCTLSTTATGSLANTATVSYANDNNAANNSATDTDTIVPRADVSITKTDGATSINAGANVTYTIVATNPATSAVSNVAVADTFPASLSACTWTCTASAGGACQSANGSGNFATTTNSIAANNGTLTFSATCTLSTTATGSLANTATVTYANDNNAANNSATDTDTIVPRADVSITKTDGATTVNAGANVTYTIVATNPAAAAISNVAVADTFPASLSACTWTCTASAGGTCQTANGSGNIATTTNSIAANNGTLTFSATCTLSSTATGSLANTATVSYTNDNNAANNSATDTDTIVPRADVAITKTDGATSVNAGANVTYTIVATNPAAAAISNVSVADTFPASLSACTWTCTASAGGACQSANGSGNFATTTNSIAAGGTLTFIATCTLSTTATGSLANTATVTYANDNNAANNSATDTDTIVPRADVSISKTDGATTVNAGANVTYTIVATNPAAAAISNVAVADTFPASLSACTWTCTASAGGACQSANGSGNVATTTNSIAAGGTLTFSATCTLSTTATGSLANTATVTYANDNNAVNNSATDTDTIVPRADVSITKTDGATTVNAGANVTYTIVATNPAAAAISSVAVADTFPASLSACTWTCTASAGGSCQSANGSGNFATTTNSIAANNGTLTFSATCTLSTTATGSLANTATVSYANDNNAANNSATDTDTIVPRADVSITKTDGATSINAGANVTYTIVATNPAAAAISNVAVADTFPASLSACTWTCTASAGGTCENANGSGNVATTTNSIAASGTLTFSATCTLSTTATGSLANTATVSYANDNNAANNSATDTDTIVPRADVAITKTDGATTVDAGANVTYTIVATNPAAAAISNVAVADNFPASLLGCTWTCTASAGGSCQSASGSGNFATTTNSIAANNGTLTFSATCTLSTTATGSLANTATVSYANDNNAANNSATDTDTIVPRADVSITKTDGATTVNAGANVTYTIVATNPAAAAISSVAVADTFPASLSACTWTCTASAGGTCQTANGSGNVATTTNSIAASGTLTFSATCTLSNTATGSLANTATVSYANDNNAANNSATDTDTIVPRADVAITKTDGATSINAGANVTYTIVATNPATSAVSNVAVADTFPASLSACTWTCTASAGGACQSANGSGNFATTTNSIAANNGTLTFSATCTLSTTATGSLANTATVTYANDNNATNNSATDIDTIVPRADVSITKTDGATTVNAGANVTYTIVATNPVAAAISNVAVADTFPASLSACTWTCTASAGGTCQTANGSGNVATTTNSIAASGTLTFSATCTLSTTATGSLANTATVSYANDNNAANNSATDTDTIVPRADLSITKTNGVNTISPGSNVAYTIVVTNPATTTVSGVSVSDTFVAVLTGCTWTCTASAGGTCQSTNGSGSFATTANSIAANNGTLTFSATCTLSAGASGSLANTATVSYANDNNPANDSATDTDTIVGDPLFANGFE
- a CDS encoding SCP2 sterol-binding domain-containing protein yields the protein MVTDPHTTPKPWLRWLPPPSRWAPLLRLLPPRWHGKAFDSIARTTLADTFASGGLADLRGRRIGVEVSDLGLRWIVEVHTHQLVVLDPVAAPEALVRGTLTDLLQLVSRREDADTLFFQRRLTLIGDVELGLRVRNLLDQLPWERFPLATRILLDRGARLSEEARAAWRSAHRAPARLLPRA
- a CDS encoding putative zinc-binding protein; translation: MSPAALPLVYACSGCSSAAQMANHLALRLDREGAAEMSCISGVGGGVPALVRTAQSGRRILALDGCAMHCVAHCLRRAGVQADQHLVLGELGVRKRKHADFDPAEAAAVYAQAVLPAARELKDAANR
- a CDS encoding cytochrome c5 family protein codes for the protein MKALAVALLTALALAACKPQDPAPLPPQVGTRTTPAPQPAAPADATTPVASGDAATAPADATAASADAAATPAPAVAAVDGEAVYQKACIACHGTGVAGAPKLGDAADWGPRVAQGEALLFEHATKGFTGKKGMMPPKGGFMALSDDEIHAAIAYMTAAPAP